The genomic window ACCGGACTGAAATATATGTCCGGCTGTTTTTGATTATAGGCGTTTAACAAGCAATTTATTTTATTTATTAATTATTTATACAGCTGCTGTATTTTCTTTTTCGTAGCTTTCCAAAATTACCCTTGTTAATTCGGATCTTAGTTCAGGAGTGATAGGATGAGCTATGTCTTTAAATTCTCCATTAGGCATTCTTCTTGATGGCATTGCAACAAAAAGCCCATTCTGTCCTTCAATAATTTTCAGTCCGTGTACAACAAAACTTTCATCAAGTGTAATGTCTACATATGCTTTTAATTTCCCGCCTTCTTCAGAACCTCTTCCGAGTCTGAGTCTGATATCTGTTATTTTCATACGCTTCTCCTTGTAAAAAATAAGATGTTTTTCTAATAACTATTATACCCCATTATTTTCAAAAAACAAGTGAAAATAATAATCTTTTTTTTACAAATTTCAGAAAATTAAACAGCATAGCTTTTATTTTCGCATTTTAATTTTTCATTTTATAAAATATATTTCTGATTTTAATTTATTAGTTCAATGTATTCATCTATAAAATCTTTTTTTAAGTTTTCAGGCGGAACATCTTTTACATGTATTTTTATATTTCTGTTAAAATATTTTATATCAAGAATATCTCCTTTTTTTATATTGTAAGAAGATTTCTTTTCTTCTCCGTTTATTGTAATATTTCCATTATCCGCCAGTTCTTTAGCTACTGTTCTTCTTTTTATTATTCTTGTTATTTTTAAAAATTTATCAAGTCTCATAATATTATCCTTTTTCAGAACATTAATTAAATAATTTGTCAATTTCCTTTTTTGCATCTTTAGCCGTTGAGGACGATTCTGATTTTGCTTCATCACCTGTATTTACAGTATTTTCTTGAAGTATTGTTTCTATATTCCGTGGACTTCCTTCGCTTTCAAAATCGTTTATATTTATAATAGTGTTCAAGGATTGCAGCTCCCTTTGTAATTTACTTAGTTTCATTTCCTTTTCGTAAACACCGTTTACTAAGTTTTCTATAAGTTTTGTCTGTTCTTCATATTCTGACATTATTTTAGCATAACGTGAAGATTTCATATTTTCTATTTTTTCGGAAAGATTTTTTTTCTCTTCTTCGGATAAATCAGTTTTATTTATATTTCTGACATTATTATCTTCAAAAATGAGTTCAGAAACCAACTTTAACATTTTCCCTTCTACTAAATCATTTTTGGAATATTTTATAACAACGGAAAATTCTTCTCCAAATAATGCTGTTATTCCTAAAGTACCTTCATTGTAAATAACTTCATAACCTTTTTCGGTTTCTTTAATATCAGCCTTTGCTCCATTATTTATCTGTACTTCACCTGAAACAGATTTTTTTCCTTTTTCCAGATTTTTAAATTTTATTTCTCCGTTATTTATTGAAATATCTAAAATAGAAATACTCGAAATATTTTTTATTTTTTTTATGAATTTCAGAATTTTTAAAGATTTATTTAAAGAATTTACTATTTCTTTTCCTTTATCCAAAAATATATACGAATTTATATTTTGAATATCATTTAAAGATATAAGTCTTTCAAGTTTTAGCAGATCTCCTGAAATATTTTCCAGAATCGTACTCCTCTCAGTTTCAATTTTATATACGGTTTTCGCTATTTTCTCTTTTTGTTCATTAATATTTTTTGTAAGGACTCCCGTTTCTTTATTAAGCTCTTTCAACTTCTGAGCTTTACTCTTTAAATCTACTAATCCGTTATAATCTTGCTTAATTTTATTTGTAGAATTAATTTTTTCTTTTATACTTTGGGAAAAATCAGCTATATCTCTGTTCAATCCATTTATTTCCGTCATTGTTTCTTTTATATAACTTTCTGTCGTTTTCCTAAATTTTTCATTTTCTATAGGAATATTGATTTTTTCAAGAAAAGCGTCTATTCTGGAATCAGGGGCATTGTACACCGTCTGCAAATCCATTTCTTGAAGTTCCATTGCGGATAGTTCTATTTTCGGAATTATTCCAAAAGTTCCGCTTCCTTTTATACTGATTTTAGCTTTTCCTCTTCCTAATTTTTCTCCACCCAATACAAAATTATCAAATAAAATTTCCCTATCCTTAATTGAAAATCTCAAATTTTGAAATTCCGTATCTTCTGTCTTTGTCATATGAGAAAGAATTTTGTTTGAAAAAATCACTCCTCCCAAAACTGTAATTACTCCAATCATAACTAAAACCAGTAGGAATTTTAAAAACTTCATGTTACGCCTCCTTTTTATAAATTCTATTTCACAGCATCTTTTATTTCAGCTGATTGAGCAATCTTCCTGCAGCCAGATAAAAGGAATTCATGTTATTATCCCTTATAATCTGATATGTTCTTGCAAGAAACTCCCTTTTTGTCATTCTTATATTTTTTTCTTTTAATAATTTATTCAGACTTTCTACTGTTACTTGCTTAATCTGTGCTGAATCTTCATACACTTTCTGATCAATAAAAGCGACTATTTTTTGGTCTGTAGCATCAAATTTCCCATCCACTTCACCGACTGAACTGCTTTTTGAAGTTCCTCCCGTAGATGCTTTAGAACTTCCTGTAGAACCTGAAACTCCTGCATACGGATCACC from Leptotrichia sp. OH3620_COT-345 includes these protein-coding regions:
- the spoVG gene encoding septation regulator SpoVG gives rise to the protein MKITDIRLRLGRGSEEGGKLKAYVDITLDESFVVHGLKIIEGQNGLFVAMPSRRMPNGEFKDIAHPITPELRSELTRVILESYEKENTAAV
- a CDS encoding RNA-binding S4 domain-containing protein codes for the protein MRLDKFLKITRIIKRRTVAKELADNGNITINGEEKKSSYNIKKGDILDIKYFNRNIKIHVKDVPPENLKKDFIDEYIELIN